From Lagopus muta isolate bLagMut1 chromosome 15, bLagMut1 primary, whole genome shotgun sequence, the proteins below share one genomic window:
- the CDR2 gene encoding cerebellar degeneration-related protein 2, giving the protein MLADSLVEEFEIREDEPWYDQQDLQQDLHLAAELGKTLLDRNTELEESLQQMYATNQEQLQEIEYLTKQVELLRQMNDQHAKVYEQLDVTARELEDTNQKLVAESRASQQKILSLTETIENLQTHIDDLQRQVEELKKSGRGRMNHERSDQPRSMHSFSCLKELYDLRQYFVYDHVFAEKITSMDSQLNPLEEENENLKKAVTVLQAQLNLEKEKRVTMEEEYSLVVKENCDLEQRLVDIDLYRARAEELEVEVAEMRQMLQSENTLHNAEKLVPESFFISFKESLERELGQSPADDGLLTVPELEKKALKRSSSENFLSSAAGGDILRGHEETCIRRAEAVKQRGISVLNEVDAQYNALKVKYEELLKKCQMDEDSLKHKAVQTLKQYSKDSVGNTQYDLSANNQEFTNAGESLCSTNTLPEYKALFKEIFSCIKKTKEEIDEHRSKYKSLSSQP; this is encoded by the exons ATGCTGGCCGACAGCCTGGTGGAGGAGTTCGAGATCCGCGAGGATGAGCCGTGGTACGACCAGCAGGACCTGCAGCAAG ATCTTCACCTTGCTGCTGAGCTTGGGAAGACGCTACTGGACCGCAACACTGAATTAGAAGAATCTTTACAGCAAATGTATGCAACAAATCAAGAGCAACTGCAAGAGATAGAG TATCTCACAAAGCAAGTGGAGCTCTTGCGTCAAATGAATGATCAACATGCAAAAGTTTATGAACAGTTGGATGTGACAGCAAGAGAACTAGAAGACACTAATCAAAAGCTagttgcagagagcagagcatcACAGCAAAAGATACTAAG CTTGACAGAGACTATTGAAAATCTGCAGACACACATAGATGACCTGCAAAGGCAAGTAGAAGAGCTGAAAAAGTCTGGACGAGGCCGGATGAACCATGAGAGATCTGACCAGCCAAGATCAATGCACAGCTTCTCGTGTTTGAAGGAGCTGTACGACCTTCGCCA GTATTTTGTTTATGATCACGTGTTTGCAGAAAAGATTACTTCAATGGATAGTCAGCTAAACcctctggaagaagaaaatgagaacttgAAGAAGGCAGTTACGGTTCTGCAAGCCCAACTCAAcctagaaaaagagaagagggtAACAATGGAAGAGGAATACAGTCTTGTGGTGAAAGAGAACTGCGACCTTGAACAGAGGCTTGTCGATATTGACTTGTATCGGGCTCgtgcagaggagttggaagtGGAAGTAGCTGAAATGCGACAGATGCTTCAATCTGAAAACACACTCCACAATGCAGAGAAATTGGTGCCAGaatcctttttcatttcatttaaagaatCTTTAGAAAGGGAGCTTGGTCAGAGCCCAGCTGATGATGGGCTTCTGACTGTCCCTGAACTTGAGAAAAAGGCATTGAAGCGGAGCAGTAGTGAAAATTTCCTGAGTAGTGCTGCAGGGGGAGACATTCTAAGGGGCCATGAAGAAACGTGCATCAGGAGAGCTGAAGCTGTGAAGCAGCGGGGAATCTCTGTACTCAATGAAGTTGATGCTCAGTATAATGCTCTGAAAGTGAAATATGAGGAACTTTTGAAGAAGTGTCAAATGGATGAAGATTCTTTGAAACACAAGGCTGTACAAACACTGAAGCAGTATTCTAAAGACAGTGTGGGAAATACCCAGTATGATCTTTCAGCTAACAATCAAGAATTCACGAATGCAGGAGAATCACTTTGCTCCACAAATACTCTTCCTGAATATAAAGCACTCTTCAAGGAAATCTTTAGCTGtatcaaaaaaacaaaggaagaaatagatGAGCACAGATCTAAGTACAAGTCCCTTTCTTCTCAGCCATAA